In the genome of Gloeomargarita sp. SRBZ-1_bins_9, one region contains:
- a CDS encoding DUF6464 family protein gives MTPDAIPTQILLNPTTEFLGEFLLPDQPQPGHALEVNGQLYMVLERRHRYQYRGGRYQLHKMALLVQVAHPDRNRWRGQWIIGDGRCLYNARSELLRCAVNPLGPCQGCASFEPASGTIANGPSGK, from the coding sequence ATGACCCCCGACGCCATACCCACGCAAATCCTCCTCAATCCGACCACGGAATTCCTGGGGGAGTTTCTGTTGCCCGACCAACCCCAACCGGGACATGCCCTGGAAGTCAACGGCCAGCTCTATATGGTCTTAGAGCGCCGCCATCGCTACCAATACCGGGGGGGCCGCTACCAACTCCACAAAATGGCCCTGCTGGTGCAAGTAGCCCACCCGGACCGCAACCGCTGGCGGGGTCAATGGATCATCGGCGATGGACGCTGTCTCTACAATGCCCGGTCGGAACTTTTGCGCTGTGCCGTCAATCCCCTAGGGCCATGCCAGGGCTGCGCGAGTTTTGAACCGGCTTCCGGTACAATCGCAAATGGCCCGTCGGGCAAGTAA